In Drosophila bipectinata strain 14024-0381.07 chromosome 2R, DbipHiC1v2, whole genome shotgun sequence, one genomic interval encodes:
- the LOC138926097 gene encoding uncharacterized protein: protein MLYWRFLEFLFLFTFLGHTSGYSHVHPGFAQRLQIKPLCLQVPQRYTESPPPAQAIIFSSLEEVRKADAD, encoded by the coding sequence ATGCTCTACTGGCGGTTCTTGGAGTTCCtatttttgtttacctttttggGGCACACTTCCGGCTACAGCCATGTACACCCCGGCTTTGCCCAACGCCTGCAGATTAAGCCCCTCTGCTTGCAGGTCCCCCAGCGCTACACCGAATCTCCACCACCAGCACAAGCTATAATCTTTTCTTCCTTGGAAGAGGTCAGAAAAGCAGATGCTGATTAA
- the Smurf gene encoding E3 ubiquitin-protein ligase Smurf1 produces MNKLDYPRRNGTHKVRITILCARNLARKDLFRMPDPFAKVQVDGTGQVYTTDISKSSLDPKWNAHYDLFLGIGDAITITVWNQRKIHKSSGFLGCVRIPAFNIQSLKGAGFQRLDLGKLSPDDDDLVRGQIIISLLSKDGPSSGNPLAIVGPSGDVRGPSEDDSSEDSLPEGWEERRTDNGRIYYVNHATKSTQWDRPRQPVGAGGTQRHHTHNGNNSDRQAPAGPTRSTTCTNLLNGGNRNRDPSANASDERRHSTEILSSVGKENTSPTTPVSAATPGKKSSAVNSNSSSSGGRTGALEQRATNEPATPTSSNTRLHGNDNHVKTPKHQTNGHSPPEATPTSPTGQQNYVNGNAQNGSSSGNGSGQAAKPQSASNGWTPEDAVTSGTTTATTTPPRHSQSPPNPNTSPPAAVTPSANGNVHSPNANSTPGGGSSRSYTAATPGQRSQRRSSRQQGEESSTRRRSSRGTRNGSTTSGGGGGGSSSQRYASAAIAAANQAARPFLDLPPGYEMRTTQQGQVYFYHIPTGVSTWHDPRIPRDFDTQHLTLDAIGPLPSGWEQRKTASGRIYFVDHNNRTTQFTDPRLSGSILQMIRRGAVPPAATAASTPAPATPAAATAASAAPATPTATTNNATTTTNTPHRIVPDLPQGLLEGADLLPKYRRDLVGKLRALRTELQTMQPQSGHCRLEVSRNEIFEESYRLIMKMRAKDMRKRLMVKFKGEEGLDYGGVAREWLHLLSREMLNPQYGLFQYSRDDHYTLQINPDSGVNPDHLSYFHFVGRTLGIAVFHGHCLDGGFTTPFYKQLLNKPITLGDIEGVDPELHRSLTWMLESNISGIIESTFSVENNSFGALVVHELKPGGASITVTEENKREYVKLYVNYRFMRGIEQQFLALQKGFCELIPSHLLRPFDERELELVIGGISSIDVNDWRNNTRLKHCTNETTQVLWFWQVVESYSSEMRARLLQFVTGSSRVPLQGFRALQGSTGAVGPRLFTIHLTADVPTQNLPKAHTCFNRIDLPPYETYQLLCDKLTQAVEETCGFAVE; encoded by the exons GCATGCCCGATCCCTTTGCCAAGGTTCAAGTGGATGGCACTGGTCAGGTTTACACGACGGATATAAGCAAGTCCTCCCTGGACCCGAAATGGAATGCACACTACGACCTGTTTCTGGGCATTGGGGACGCCATCACCATAACCGTGTGGAATCAGCGCAAGATACACAAGAGCAGTGGCTTCCTGGGGTGTGTGAGGATTCCAGCCTTCAATATCCAGAGCCTCAAAGGAGCAGGAT TTCAACGACTGGATCTGGGTAAACTGTCGCCGGATGACGATGACTTGGTGCGAGGTCAGATTATAATATCGTTGCTGTCGAAGGACGGCCCCAGCAGCGGCAACCCGCTGGCCATTGTGGGCCCCAGCGGCGATGTCCGGGGACCCTCGGAGGACGACTCGTCGGAGGACAGCTTGCCCGAGGGCTGGGAGGAACGGCGCACCGACAACGGGCGCATCTACTACGTTAACCATGCCACCAAGTCGACGCAGTGGGATAGGCCCAGACAGCCAGTGGGAGCTGGAGGCACCCAGCGCCATCACACCCACAATGGCAACAATAGCGATCGGCAGGCGCCGGCAGGACCCACGCGATCCACAACCTGCACTAACTTGCTAAATGGCGGCAACCGCAATAGGGATCCTTCGGCGAATGCGAGCGACGAGCGGCGTCATTCCACGGAGATCCTGTCGAGCGTGGGAAAGGAGAACACCAGCCCCACAACGCCGGTGTCGGCGGCAACGCCTGGTAAGAAGTCCTCGGCCGTCAATTCgaactcctcctcctcgggcGGACGAACTGGAGCCTTGGAGCAGCGGGCCACAAACGAACCAGCCACTCCAACCAGCAGCAACACCCGGCTGCACGGCAACGACAATCACGTAAAGACGCCAAAGCATCAAACAAATGGCCATTCTCCGCCAGAGGCCACGCCCACTTCGCCCACGGGGCAACAGAACTACGTCAATGGTAATGCCCAAAACGGGAGCAGTAGCGGAAACGGCAGCGGTCAGGCGGCCAAGCCCCAGAgcgccagcaatggatggacGCCAGAGGATGCCGTGACCAGTGGAACAACAACTGCGACTACCACACCTCCGCGCcacagccagagtcctcccaaTCCCAATACATCGCCACCGGCAGCGGTGACGCCTTCGGCTAATGGTAATGTGCACAGTCCGAATGCGAACAGTACACCTGGAGGTGGCAGCAGTAGATCCTACACTGCGGCCACACCTGGTCAACGTTCTCAGCGACGCAGCTCGAGGCAGCAGGGTGAGGAATCCTCCACCAGACGTCGATCCTCGCGGGGAACCCGAAACGGAAGCACCACATCTggaggaggcggcggcggTAGCTCTAGCCAGCGTTACGCTTCGGCGGCTATCGCAGCTGCCAACCAGGCGGCTCGTCCATTCTTGGACCTTCCTCCGGGCTATGAGATGCGAACCACGCAGCAGGGCCAGGTGTACTTCTACCACATACCCACGGGTGTATCGACATGGCACGATCCTCGGATTCCGCGCGACTTCGATACCCAACATCTGACGCTGGACGCCATCGGACCACTGCCGAGCGGCTGGGAGCAACGCAAGACGGCGTCCGGGAGAATTTACTTTGTGGACCACAACAACCGGACGACGCAGTTCACTGATCCCCGGCTGAGTGGCAGTATACTGCAGATGATTCGTCGTGGGGCAGTGCCACCAGCTGCCACTGCCGCAAGTACGCCAGCGCCGGCGACACCAGCTGCTGCCACGGCTGCGTCTGCTGCTCCCGCCACACCCACTGCAACCACGAACAACGCCACGACCACTACAAACACCCCACATCGTATTGTGCCGGACCTGCCGCAGGGCCTGCTCGAGGGCGCCGACCTGTTGCCCAAGTACCGAAGGGATCTGGTTGGCAAGCTGCGAGCCCTGCGCACCGAGCTGCAGACTATGCAGCCGCAGTCCGGTCACTGCCGACTGGAGGTGTCGCGCAACGAGATTTTTGAGGAGAGCTATAGACTGATTATGAAGATGCGGGCCAAGGACATGCGGAAGCGCCTGATGGTCAAGTTCAAGGGCGAGGAGGGCCTCGACTACGGCGGCGTGGCCCGCGAGTGGCTGCACCTACTCTCCCGGGAGATGCTGAATCCGCAGTACGGTCTATTCCAATACAGCCGGGATGATCACTATACGCTGCAGATAAACCCGGATTCCGGGGTGAATCCAGACCACTTGTCGTACTTTCACTTTGTGGGACGCACCTTGGGCATAGCCGTATTCCATGGGCACTGTCTGGACGGCGGGTTCACCACGCCCTTCTACAAGCAGCTCTTGAACAAGCCAATTACGCTGGGTGATATTGAGGGCGTGGATCCGGAGCTGCACCGCAGCCTAACCTGGATGCT GGAGAGCAACATAAGCGGCATCATCGAGTCCACTTTCAGTGTGGAGAACAATAGCTTTGGCGCTCTTGTGGTGCACGAACTGAAGCCAGGAGGGGCATCTATTACCGTGACAGAGGAGAACAAGAGGGAGTATGTGAAGCTCTATGTAAACTATCGTTTTATGCGCGGCATTGAGCAGCAATTTTTGGCTCTACAGAAAG GTTTTTGCGAGCTTATACCAAGCCATCTTCTACGACCATTTGATGAGCGTGAACTGGAATTGGTCATCGGTGGCATCTCCAGCATCGATGTCAACGATTGGCGAAACAATACGAGACTGAAGCACTGTACGAACGAAACGACGCAAGTGTTGTGGTTCTGGCAG GTGGTTGAGTCTTATAGCTCTGAGATGCGTGCCCGATTGCTGCAGTTTGTGACGGGATCGTCGCGGGTGCCGTTGCAAGGCTTCCGGGCCCTGCAAGGCTCTACGGGTGCGGTGGGACCGCGACTGTTCACTATCCACCTGACGGCCGACGTGCCCACACAAAATCTGCCCAAGGCGCACACCTGCTTTAACCGGATCGACTTGCCGCCCTACGAGACCTACCAGCTGCTCTGCGACAAGCTGACGCAGGCCGTGGAGGAAACCTGCGGCTTTGCCGTGGAGTAG
- the LOC138926040 gene encoding uncharacterized protein, producing the protein MLEALKYTSSYYFPSQNRFVPSSGSFPRQQPQSLGGFRASSGAYSPAPGSYQEQLLFIANENAKQSPSGVNTPFGGTFGGSSPQFAKPNRQSDYYDISPRPFGVPGGAGPAASAGSSGAASLAAGATSASVTNGFTRSKAIRNGLGGSGNSLTGGFQPHTQRINVPHQQTQFLAHFNENGNEKRPTSSSRPFGNGGFSPSRTRTQAPVSAQPESPVTPAATPFRPRNRYQPSSATTSSTTTTGSSAEVSSKRYNRFGSSRVKSTTSTTSTTQNTPADRPSFGRNKPNPRRPVVISREVNEPVSTVSRKPFNYSAARLKLPARPTARTTSTTESAEQEEEDEEENPDGEQEDEDAENSDEQYEESYEGPDEHSESSSLEKLPLQEENVTPLSVPKNEAEHSEEPATLTSNPVIDHESSTASTEESQTDASEVTSGEIDATTLEPENVEEVATTLLPQEDLQSTEDAHVEEQTVTTEPPLENTSEGLKSVENTSQQEEQVPAKQLDKQEEKQTSSKQEEQSESEYDDEGSRGESDGEEYDYDDEEGSEDTTSEADSQDSKHSTPSAEQEEEREIISVVTTKSVVNGSTVLPAPVTPSSNTITDEEPEEEQSPGELKQDETTPLPYEEEKGTNATENYVVVASIQPSRSINGARFLPFDGIEQEETKQTLSELERKVHSKQQPTPSQKPSADGSEEQVASSSVQPPTAASTESIIDKLDRVQSELSSGLLSGKYPIISQMDSSTPATSTTTGTGTGKFVPHIRKFQPRTTSAPSTTKAIKVQHFDEGEMDELAGLLPVGFKPKASYKNRKITTTTSTTEAPPSTVEQPKSKPGRNSTISRSFKSGQVTVQDVALAGLLPKGYKPPRTTTTTTTKKPEEISPKPSSSLESLFSEVKFDDSLAALLPKDYKVASTPKPEISVVDDISKFLPPGYKANTTTQPSTSTTPRNLPVAVPFDDLSKFLPPGYKAPKEKAEEPKLPEGVTPIKLDDLSDLLPPGFKLNATTKPEASDVSDEIPASLLPPGYKAKKLHPASTTTTTTTTSKPKPAASSTTEATGSSEGGGAGGLKVVFPKGFHKRVGAHRLTTPHPSQEGGASEPNSNASPPVVIKKGPPTRATTEFTGWPTPPTTPLSIDKLNAQTINFEDLLTASGTSSTTSSTTSTTTTTTTTTPRPTKPGHCTSDCDLAATIKIIDGVAWKPELLDHNTLEWKNLAHELEAQLNEVYSKAPQLSNWYKKVRIDSFSKGSVLVDYYVELANINEDVDTLEIRQLFHDALTKPTTPAVPDKDAQENETDSVSGPQEEQLVTASYQMGKFLIDPVATDFSVIAKNVHTNVELAEEDLLIPQWAIVVIVIGVGSLVFVIIFGVTVLLNRQKRAKKAPIPLTNDMLNELKVNHMGGVDNYGVDDFYNIDDPWNDTKQPIKPKRFTNSMHGSNSSNIYDSWRSTRHPHSSGDYFYDQQPTYSTKGDSLKRPHHHHSNHSQYPAHHHHQQPQQQHQQAYGHQYPDAFADAHQMYSYNNHASRTRYSRDYDPDF; encoded by the exons ATGCTCGAGGCGCTTAAAT ATACTTCCAGCTACTACTTTCCATCGCAAAACCGATTTGTGCCATCGTCCGGTTCCTTTCCGCGCCAGCAGCCCCAGTCACTGGGTGGATTCCGTGCCAGTTCCGGCGCATACTCACCAGCTCCCGGCTCCTACCAGGAGCAGCTCCTCTTCATAGCCAACGAGAACGCCAAGCAATCGCCATCCGGGGTGAATACGCCATTTGGCGGCACGTTCGGCGGCAGTTCCCCCCAATTTGCG AAACCGAATCGCCAGTCGGACTATTACGATATCTCGCCACGCCCCTTTGGGGTGCCCGGCGGGGCGGGTCCGGCGGCATCAGCTGGATCTTCGGGTGCAGCATCTTTGGCAGCTGGTGCAACGTCCGCATCGGTGACCAATGGCTTCACACGCTCCAAGGCGATACGCAACGGTCTGGGTGGATCGGGAAATAGCCTAACCGGTGGATTTCAGCCGCATACGCAGCGCATCAATGTGCCACACCAGCAGACGCAATTTCTGGCCCACTTTAATGAGAATGGG aATGAAAAGCGCCCAACGTCCAGCAGTCGTCCATTTGGCAATGGTGGCTTCTCCCCCAGTCGCACCCGTACCCAAGCTCCGGTTTCTGCCCAGCCGGAATCTCCCGTCACTCCCGCCGCCACGCCCTTCAGGCCGCGGAATCGCTACCAGCCTAGCAGTGCCACAACTTCATCCACCACAACCACGGGAAGTAGTGCCGAGGTGAGCAGCAAGCGGTACAATCGTTTCGGCAGCAGCCGGGTCAAgtccaccaccagcaccacatCCACCACCCAGAACACCCCGGCAGATCGTCCCAGTTTCGGCAGGAATAAGCCTAATCCCAGGCGGCCAGTGGTCATTAGTCGCGAGGTTAACGAGCCGGTGAGCACGGTCAGCAGGAAACCCTTCAACTACAGCGCCGCCAGGCTAAAGTTGCCCGCCCGACCCACTGCCCGGACGACCAGTACCACCGAGAGCGCCGAGCAGGAGGaagaggacgaggaggagaaCCCAGACGGTGAGCAGGAGGATGAGGATGCGGAGAACAGCGATGAGCAGTACGAGGAGAGTTACGAGGGACCCGACGAGCACTCGGAATCCTCCAGCCTGGAGAAGCTGCCGCTGCAGGAGGAAAACGTTACCCCACTGTCGGTGCCGAAGAATGAAGCGGAGCACTCCGAGGAACCTGCCACTCTGACCTCGAATCCAGTGATTGATCACGAGAGTAGCACCGCCAGCACGGAGGAAAGCCAAACGGATGCCTCCGAGGTCACCAGCGGGGAGATAGATGCCACCACCTTGGAACCAGAGAACGTAGAAGAGGTGGCCACCACACTGCTTCCGCAGGAGGATCTGCAGTCTACCGAGGATGCTCATGTGGAGGAACAAACCGTTACCACTGAGCCACCTCTGGAAAATACTTCCGAAGGCCTTAAATCGGTAGAGAACACATCTCAGCAGGAGGAGCAGGTTCCAGCCAAGCAACTGGACAAACAGGAGGAGAAGCAAACCTCTTCCAAGCAGGAAGAGCAATCCGAATCTGAATACGACGACGAAGGATCCCGGGGAGAAAGCGATGGCGAGGAATACGATTACGACGACGAGGAGGGCAGCGAGGATACCACCAGCGAGGCCGACAGCCAGGACTCGAAGCACTCCACTCCCAGTGCGGAGCAAGAAGAGGAGCGGGAGATCATCTCCGTGGTGACCACCAAGAGCGTGGTGAACGGATCCACAGTGCTCCCGGCTCCTGTCACGCCAAGTTCCAACACGATAACCGACGAGGAGCCTGAGGAAGAGCAATCTCCTGGAGAGTTGAAGCAAGACGAGACCACACCTCTGCCCTACGAAGAGGAAAAGGGAACCAACGCCACCGAGAACTATGTGGTTGTGGCCTCCATCCAGCCCAGCCGAAGCATCAACGGAGCACGCTTTTTGCCCTTCGACGGAATCGAGCAGGAGGAGACCAAACAGACCCTCTCCGAGCTGGAGCGCAAGGTGCACTCCAAGCAGCAGCCAACTCCCTCCCAGAAACCATCCGCCGACGGCAGCGAAGAGCAGGTCGCCAGCTCATCTGTCCAGCCCCCGACAGCCGCTTCGACGGAAAGCATCATCGACAAACTGGATCGAGTGCAGTCGGAGCTCTCTAGTGGCCTGCTGTCCGGAAAGTATCCTATCATCAGCCAGATGGATTCCTCCACACCCGCCACCAGCACCACAACCGGCACTGGCACTGGAAAATTCGTGCCCCACATCCGTAAGTTCCAGCCCAGGACGACGTCCGCCCCCAGCACCACCAAGGCCATTAAGGTCCAGCACTTTGACGAGGGAGAGATGGATGAACTGGCCGGTCTGCTTCCAGTCGGCTTCAAGCCCAAGGCCAGCTACAAGAACCGCAagatcaccaccaccacctccacaACGGAGGCACCTCCATCCACGGTAGAGCAACCCAAATCCAAGCCAGGACGCAACTCGACCATCAGTAGATCTTTCAAGAGCGGCCAGGTTACCGTGCAGGATGTGGCTCTAGCGGGTCTCCTGCCCAAGGGCTACAAGCCCCCAAGGACAACgaccaccactaccaccaaGAAGCCAGAGGAGATCAGCCCTAAGCCATCGTCCAGTTTGGAGAGTCTGTTCAGCGAAGTGAAGTTCGACGACAGCCTGGCGGCTCTGCTGCCCAAGGACTACAAGGTGGCCAGCACACCCAAGCCCGAAATTTCCGTTGTAGACGATATATCCAAGTTCCTGCCGCCTGGCTACAAGGCGAACACCACAACGCAGCCTAGCACCTCGACAACACCAAGGAATCTGCCCGTGGCAGTGCCCTTCGACGACTTAAGCAAGTTCCTGCCTCCCGGTTACAAGGCCCCCAAGGAGAAGGCAGAGGAGCCCAAGCTTCCGGAGGGAGTGACTCCCATTAAGCTGGACGACTTGAGTGACCTGCTGCCGCCGGGATTCAAGCTGAACGCCACCACGAAACCAGAGGCCAGCGACGTCAGTGACGAGATACCTGCTTCACTGCTGCCACCCGGATACAAAGCTAAGAAGCTTCATCCAGCCTCGacgaccaccaccaccacaaccaccagCAAACCCAAGCCGGCAGCGTCCAGCACCACCGAGGCAACTGGATCCTCAGAAGGAGGAGGGGCAGGAGGCTTGAAGGTGGTCTTCCCGAAGGGCTTCCACAAGCGAGTCGGTGCCCATCGCCTGACCACGCCACATCCCTCTCAGGAGGGCGGCGCTTCCGAGCCGAATTCTAACGCCTCGCCTCCGGTGGTGATCAAGAAGGGTCCACCGACCAGGGCAACCACAGAGTTCACGGGATGGCCGACGCCACCCACTACCCCGCTCTCCATCGACAAACTCAATGCTCAGACCATTAACTTTGAGGACCTACTGACCGCCAGCGGaaccagcagcaccaccagcagcactACTTCCACGACTAcgacaaccacaacaacaacgccACGACCCACCAAGCCTGGTCACTGCACCTCGGACTGCGACCTGGCGGCCACCATCAAGATCATAGACGGCGTGGCCTGGAAGCCGGAGCTACTGGACCACAACACCCTGGAGTGGAAGAATCTGGCCCACGAGCTAGAGGCACAG CTCAATGAGGTCTACTCCAAGGCCCCGCAGCTAAGCAACTGGTACAAAAAGGTGCGCATTGACAGCTTCAGCAAGGGCAGCGTCCTGGTCGACTACTACGTGGAGCTGGCCAACATAAACGAGGATGTGGATACTCTGGAGATCCGGCAGTTGTTCCATGATGCCCTCACCAAACCGACTACACCCGCTGTGCCCGATAAGGATGCCCAGGAAAATGAAACAGATAGTGTGTCGGGACCGCAGGAGGAGCAGCTAGTCACGGCCAGCTACCAGATGGGCAAGTTCCTGATCGATCCCGTGGCCACCGATTTCAGTG TCATCGCCAAGAATGTCCACACGAATGTGGAACTGGCCGAGGAGGATCTGCTGATACCCCAATGGGCCATTGTTGTGATTGTGATTGGAGTGGGTTCCCTGGTCTTTGTCATCATCTTTGGTGTTACAGTG CTCCTTAATCGTCAAAAGAGGGCCAAAAAGGCACCCATTCCTCTGACCAACGACATGCTGAACGAACTGAAGGTGAACCATATGGGTGGTGTGGACAACTACGGGGTGGACGACTTCTATAATATCGATGATCCTTGGAACGATACCAAGCAGCCCATTAAGCCAAAG CGGTTTACCAACTCGATGCATGGTAGCAACAGCTCCAATATCTACGACAGCTGGCGCTCCACCCGCCATCCGCACAGCAGTGGAGACTACTTCTATGACCAGCAGCCGACCTACTCCACGAAGGGTGACTCCCTGAAGCGcccgcaccaccaccacagcaACCACAGCCAGTATCCCgcccaccaccatcaccagcagccccagcagcagcaccaacagGCGTACGGACACCAGTATCCGGATGCCTTCGCCGATGCCCACCAAATGTACAGCTACAACAACCATGCGAGTCGGACGCGCTACTCCCGCGACTACGATCCCGACTTTTGA